ttgaatagtagtatatattgtcctcaaaattactctatcacggcccaagtactcattgccttcagcaatactgccttgttattattattattattattattattattattattattattattattattattattattacaagtttaggggctataagtattatatagaaatctaaaaaacaattcattgaagctgtgggacttctgaaaaaaggtgttgttactcctgaatggttgcaatggaaacatctcacattaaaatgagtgtgatttttttggtgtgctaaccagaaaaccccttattatcaattttttacatcaattaatagttctttaataggaattagggaaaaagtaacattttcaatcccaaaatagttactatggcaactcgaaacattaaaataagtctgacatttgtgttctctgacccgaacttccccactagataattttcatatcaatcaaagtaacttttcatgggatattagaaaaactgaaattttcaacacctaaaatggttaccatggaaacatgggccagtgaaatcgatatcatatttggtcctttcgacccaaatacccttatggtgaaattttcagggaaattaaacctattattattattattattattattattattattattattattattattaaagcgGTCTCACTGGCGAAggtttaatttttttaccaCCACGTATATTGCCCACAGGCAAAGACAATTTTAGGTAAAAAGATGACACGTGtatcacagtttttttttaacttttttttcgttttcctaAACTAGAGAGGTGTGGACTGTAAAGGTAAAAGAGACACATCCCTAAAGTAAATCCAGATCAATATTTACATGCGATAATATGTACAACAATATTATTTGTTTCATCCAAGAATGTCAGAAGATCAACTGATTCAGAAGATTGAATATTCTTGGCGTTTTTAAGAATGCAGGTGACTACGAAAATGCTCATAACTTGAAAGATTATTTCGCGCTTGTAATAAGTTACGGCGCAGGAAATAGGTTTATTTTCCAGCAGATGGGaatattcatgataaaatgtaacctTTACAGTAGCAGAGTTTGAAGCCTTGCCCAGCCACTCGTGACTTGCCTTATACACTTGCATACAAGATGGTATAACCCCTAAAGTAATtgccttttttttcaaaattggaaaTTAGAGCGATTCCAGCAAATGTGTCTTTGGTCAGCCACTAAGAGCCACGAATTCGGAACATAAACTTGAACATACCTTTTTGAGTGAAAAGCTTTCTCGCCATCTTCTTTGGCACCGTCCAACAGCACTCGCACGTCACCAGTTGCTAGCTTTGCAAACttgtgaaaaataataaaatcaatCTAATTTTAATAGGAAAATGGGGAAATTAACCATAAGCTACTTTATGTCGATCTTCACATTGAGAGAAGCAGTTGTCAGCCACTAAGGTAAGGTGTTAGAGAATAATGCTCTAACAAGTTAATGAAGGTTGGAGAGAaacaattatatattttattttggtttgattcatgattttaatcacatgaaatgacaaattgaaataTGAACGTTGCGTATTTATTATCGTATTTACCAGGACTATATCAATAATCGTCCgacaattttgatgtttggatATGTGTCCTTCTGGCACCAGCAGTTCACGAATATAAATCAAAGAGAGCATATTGCACCGTCATATGTTGGTTTTTAAAGTCGGAGAATAATGCACCTCCCTTTTCAAAAGTGTGCTCCATAATGTTCATTATTACGTAACAATCCAGACAATGGGAACTTTGTTGTCATGTTCAAAGACTAAGATATCATGCCTTCTTATAAAGGTTAACAAGCGAATTAACTGTTTGTAAATAcctatatttttcaaagtaataCATGCAGATTGTTTGCTGTCTATGATATTTGCTCACCTCAATGGATGCTTGCTGCCAGAAAGCGCACTTGGCATTACTTTCAGGATCTGGATGGTGGCAGGCATTTCTATCGGGGCATTCATCGTAATTGATGCCCGGATCTTCAGGCTTACCACACCATGCAACGATTCTGTCCAATACATTGCCAGTCAAAGTATGCTCTAAGGTTACATATGGAATTTTAACGTCGTGACTTTCATCGTAGGGTCCATCGCCCGAATAGAACAGTGTCTGAAAAGCAAAAACAATTAAATACTCTGATGTTGCAATACTTGTTTCGTGTATCTGGTCATTTAcctttagaaataaaaaaatcaaggtAAGTTTGCGATAAGGAAATAATATTGTACCttataattaatttttattatgTACATGCGATAAGGAAATAATATTGTATCTtatataattaatttttattatgTACATACATTGTGACGGAATTCCATCCTATTAAAATACCATTTCAGGATTTATTCTTTTATGCGCAACTTACCTTTCCATAGGGTACTTCGTGTTTAGCCTCATTACAGTAAGTTTCGTACTCATTCTTCTCAATGCATGGCTTCTTGTATGCAAAAGCTCGGAAGAACGTATTCCATAGCTCATCGCAATCCTTGCCGTTGCTGAAAGTACGGTGCAAATGACAGTTTATCATCGATTAAAAATTcaagagaaaattattttgaaatcatgtGTATGCATGTGTCAGTTATTTCTGCGGTGAGCATATGACTTTCCCTCTCTGCCCATATAAAAAAAACGAATCAAATGATACAGAAAATGACTTCAATGGATGCAACTGTCTGTTTAAGACACTTTGGCCCTTCGTAAGAATCGCTAATCCGATCTCGATGTGCCAATGCCATATTCGCCAAAACAGGAATGTTTTCAGTACAGGCTTCATCAACAAGAACGGTAACAACGTCATCGAACTATTGAAGTTTGTCTTCTTCGGGATATTAAAGGTAAATGTGAATTATGTTTAAAGACGTTATAGAGGGGTCGTGATTAAAAAAggaaagaataaaattcagaggTAACCGTTAGGCAATGTTTGGtaatagaaaaaaaacatctacatttaccgatatttgaacaAGGATGGGCGCCATCCAGCTGTTCAATGCAGGTGAAAAAAATACCatatttcgattttcgaaaatttaagACGAAAAATTTTCCTTACTCCAAGAACTTGAATATGAGCCCTACAAGCGTTAGAACAGAATAGTATTCGAAAAATTTGAGTTCAAATGTACCTTTGTCTGATGACGGCTTTCCTGGATCGCACAATTCTTAACTGGCACGTGTTGATAGTGGATATGAATGTAACAGTTCTTTCTTCATATAGTATTGTAAGCTTTACTGCTTTATAACTTTGTATCATTCATTTTCCAGGAGTCTATTACATTGGTAGTGACCCTTAAATGCCACTCACTCAGCAACTTCAATGAGTGAGTTGTGTCTTTGGTAgcattacattttgaataattttcatgtacagggtatgttccataacttttaaaGAGTAAGCGTACCTCATCTCACATTCATTTATATGATTTTTACATCTTGTTCTAAAGATATCTTCAAAGTTGTCCGGCGTTTTCTGTTCTTTTTCCGTTGCACTACAGAATTGTCTGGAATGACAGGATTAATTTTAGCGAATATCATGAAACTCTATCACTATTTTATAATGGTAACCATTCTTTTAAAAATTACGACGGGGGAAAAAGTAACTTTATCTAGCGAGGGACGTGTATGACATTGCCTGTTTTCGTCTTGAAACTTGACGGTATATTGTTACGAGTGGCGGGATTCAAGGCAAGGGGATAGCAGTCGATAAAGTGTCATACACTTATACAACAGTACCGCTGCAGACAGGTGTACACGAGATTTGGGTCAATGTGCTATAATAGCCGAGCTGCTAGGGTcgaagtcagaaaaattgtaacaacttagctctcTTTGAAAGTGGGGATTACAACGAGCAGTTTTATCTGTGGCATGTCTGCTAGGTGATGGGTGCTGTACATTGTGAACCCTATTGAAATTTTACCGTATTATATGGACTTGGGCCAAAATATCTGTAATCTATGTAGAGAATTTCACTAGAGAAACATCATATAAGAATCAGTTTTAAAAATCGAACTCAGTGGAACTTTGTAACACTGACAATTGAAATGCTAAAACCATATAAAAGTTTCTCACCTGACGTCATAGACACTTGTCACACTCTTGACACTCTTGACACTCGACGGAAATTCACAATCATTTCTTCTCGTCGTGCAAAT
Above is a window of Ptychodera flava strain L36383 chromosome 19, AS_Pfla_20210202, whole genome shotgun sequence DNA encoding:
- the LOC139119139 gene encoding ADP-ribosyl cyclase/cyclic ADP-ribose hydrolase-like isoform X2: MMRGVTKMRVLLLLNLVINGQIQICTTRRNDCEFPSSVKSVKSVTSVYDVRQFCSATEKEQKTPDNFEDIFRTRCKNHINECEMSNGKDCDELWNTFFRAFAYKKPCIEKNEYETYCNEAKHEVPYGKTLFYSGDGPYDESHDVKIPYVTLEHTLTGNVLDRIVAWCGKPEDPGINYDECPDRNACHHPDPESNAKCAFWQQASIEFAKLATGDVRVLLDGAKEDGEKAFHSKSYFKLYELPNLNKDNVKTIHILVMYSTKNIIETCGTGSIKELQINISKTFKHGSTWDSTPWMNMVAEEQSKTLLTVTFLAPLLLSD
- the LOC139119139 gene encoding ADP-ribosyl cyclase/cyclic ADP-ribose hydrolase-like isoform X1, translated to MMRGVTKMRVLLLLNLVINGQIQICTTRRNDCEFPSSVKSVKSVTSVYDVRQFCSATEKEQKTPDNFEDIFRTRCKNHINECEMSNGKDCDELWNTFFRAFAYKKPCIEKNEYETYCNEAKHEVPYGKTLFYSGDGPYDESHDVKIPYVTLEHTLTGNVLDRIVAWCGKPEDPGINYDECPDRNACHHPDPESNAKCAFWQQASIEFAKLATGDVRVLLDGAKEDGEKAFHSKSYFKLYELPNLNKDNVKTIHILVMYSTKNIIETCGTGSIKELQINISKTFKHGSTCENFTGFDAVDEHGGRRAIEDTANCYFPCTASSVGLNFAMLLICTFCAFVEINKQ